The nucleotide sequence ACTGATGTTAGTGTCAATCcattcctcttcttcacctGGAATATATCCTGGTTCTCCCTTCTGTGGAATATGGTACCAGCCTTGAATAGACAATCTGTGCTTGTCCACCTTGACTTCTTCGACGTCATGGAAAGAGAAGCCCGGTTGGACCTTGAAAAAGGCAATTTGGTTGAACTGAGGCACCAATTTAGCAGAGTGATCGCTATATGGAACATTAGGCACAATGCTTGGGAAAAGTCTTAGTGCACCACCGTAGTGCTCTTTCCAGACTCTTTCCGGCTCTGGTAAAtacaaaatgaaagaaactCTTCTGGAGCCAATAACGTCATCGTGAGTCAAAAGGTGACACCCCTTATCGTAGGTATTGATACTGATATCCGTCTTGGATCCTGATAACTTACCTGATTGAGTCACATCTCCGATGAAGTCTCTGTATTTTTCAGAGTACAATAGCTCACGcaacttcaccaaattTGGCAATTTAGACAAATCCGAATCGTCTAATCCAGACAAATTAGCCAAGTCACCGGATTGATTTACCTTGTAGATATCGGTTTCCTTTTGAGTGAAGTGGATATATGTCTCGATTTCCCGGCGCACGTTCAAAAGCAGTTCAGGGTCCACAAGATCACGAATCGTCCCCCAGTTGTATGGCTTTGCATCGTGAATCTGTTGCTTTAAATCCTTTTGAAATTTCTTATCCCAGATTTTAGGGTTGAATGATGCAGAAGCAACTGCCCCCTTATTCAAAGACCGGGCCTTTTCCGATCTTCCAGAATGGTGATCTTCTGCTGGTCTCTTAGCTTCGAGTCTGGTCATCGCGCTATTACtttacttttcttttttttttcttttaaatcTTCCTCTAGTTTATCGCTTCTCTATACACCCTCTTAAACGAGATGAGCAAACTAAGCGCAAAGTTGATCAGAAGTATTTACGATACTGAGACTGAGACTGCAACAGGACTTTAAGTACTGAATCAAGCTCCTAGCACAACCTAACAAGTAAGTTATAGCAGTTCACAACAcatatttttctcttcttattccattttttctttcttttcgcACATCAGTATTCTCACCTTATGTCTTCGCTTTTATATTTCCATATATTTGCCTGTAATTGTTCCAAACGACGAGTTTTAGAAGAAGTGAGCTCATCgtggaaaggaaagaaagaaaaaaaaaggtacacacacatacatattCGTACAGTTTGTACGTTACATAAGGTGACACTACTGTGCCCACCATTCGGTATAGAAGTAAGTTTCTTTCATGGGATTCTTTTCCTAAAAGCGTTACGTCTGCTGTGTCAGCAGCATACCGTATTTTGGGAGACGGTGGGGCTAAAAATGATCCACGTGATACTCACGTGCAACAAATATCCAGCCtttaaaggaaaaatcAACGTACCGTTGTTATATACCCCAGCACAAAGTAAAGAATGTGATGAGTGCGGGCAAGCGGAATCTCCGAGTCAGGTTCGTGAACGGCAGGTGTTGCTTATTCAACACATGGTGCATAACAATCTAACGATAGAGGACAGATGTCCACTATATAGGAAATGTTTGTGTAGAGTAGAGTGATGCATTATATGGATTGAGCTTAATGACTAATATATAGACAAAGGAATATGTATTGGATTGGGattcaaatacaaaaaaaaagagagggAGACGCAGATACTAGCTGGTCCAATCTTCATTGAGTATTCAGCGTTTCTTCAGTGGTTCCACAACCAACTTGTCGAATGTGTACATGTTAGAGATGATCGATTGTCTTTTCAAGACACCCAAATCCTTCTCGGCCTCGGTAAGTAGCTCATTGACCTTCTTTGGATCTTGAacgtttttgttttctctGAAAGATTCCTTTGCTCTCCTCAAGAAGTAGTGCCTGAAGTTGTAGTTCTGTATCTTGTTGGCATTCCTGATGAAGTCTTTGTACATGTGCAATATCTGCGTTCTGGTAGGAGCTGGTGCTGACATATTTCCGTAGTTTAGTGAACTTTTCTTAACAGAGCGAAAAAGAGTGGTGTCGAGACGTGAGATGTGTGCGTgtatattcaaaagaaggtaCCGGGTATGTGACGTGTCCTTATTTCCAATTGCTGGCCTGCTGCTTTAGCTCTTTTTCTGGCTGTTTCTTTTATGTTCTCTCTGGATTTTCCGTTCCTTGCATAGTAGACTGTATAATGCTGTCTTCTTTTATGTGATATTGAATTGTGAAATATGAAATCGGGATTCAAATATATAGCACACCAAAATAAATTGATGATCAGCAAGACAAAAGGAACAAACACAGAAAGACAACAACTACACTCCCCGCACCGCACCCAGCATGGATCACTACGAAGAGTTTCAGAAACTACAGGAGCTGCTCAACGATCCCAAGTACAAGCCGTTTATCAATGTGGCTAAGAAAGTGGTGTACTACACATCAGTGTACCTGATATGGGCATTGCAGACGATCCAATCGATAGTACTCCGCTACCCGCAGATATCCGACTGGCTCGGATATCTGTTCTCATTGTACATGGTATACCAGACTCTCAAACGTACTGTTCGTATGGTCCGGTCTTCTGGATACCTCATTTTCCTGTTGCTCGGTATATACGTATGGAGAAGAGGCATTTCTCAAGTAGTCCTAATGGACATGCCATATCTTATTGACAGGCTCAAGAAGTACGTGAAAAATCTGCCAAATGACAGCAAGGTCCACCGGACCTTCGCACAGGATATCAGTTCCCCCGTGCTAGAGCTATACTACGCAATCCAAGACCTCTTCTAACTGTTTCTCCTCAGTATATACagtataatataatataatataaatatagtttttggatatattacattatgtatatatgcaaatgcaaaaacAGCGTACGGGTAGACCTTAGACTGACTTTATGTCATCTCGGTTTCTCGATATATTTGCATACTGCAAGTCCTTATATTACTTATTAGAAATATTTGAACCTCGCACAAACCCCGGATCAGTTGATCCGATTGACCCGGGAGATTTTCCCGATTAAACTCACCACTTCTTCACGCCTAAAAGCCTCTTCGCATCGCCATATGTGTCAAGTATTTAGATACATCAAGAAATTTAatatcgaaaaaaaaagcgaGTATTTTGCTttgtcaaagaaaagagctTTGTTATTTATTTAAAGGGATTTTATTATGGAAACCAAATTGAGTTAAAGAGTTTGAGAAACAGTTCAGTTGGCGTTTAGAGGAAAAATAAGATCCACACCTGGTCAATCGAGCAGATATAAGCGTTAGTCGAGAAGCCTTGTTAGTGGTTTTGTGTGCGGAAATATGGTGAAAGATACGACTTATTACGATATTTTGCAGGTGTCATACGATGCCACACCGGCTGAAATCAAGAAGTCTTACCGGAAGTTGGCCATCAAGACACATCCGGATAAGAATCCGAACGATCCTGATGCGCAGACGAAGTTTCAGGAATTAGCGAAGGCCTACCAGGTGTTGATCGATGAAGACTCGCGGAAAAAATATGACCAATTTGGTTTGGATGAGTCTAATGGAGAAATACCTATGGATCAAGATCCTTATGAGATGTTAATGGCTGTGTTTGGTGGTGATTCTTTCACAGCATGGATTGGTGAGTACggattgttgaagaacttcttgaGTGAATCCGATCTGTTCCAGGAGGAGGATGAGAGCGAAGGCGACAAGAGTGATTCAGCAGCACCAGCTAATGCAGAGAATGGCAGCAGCTCAGAGCTGACCAAGCATAATGGGAAGAAGGCCTCTGTAGAGAgggagaaagaaagagagaaggaaaaagcCAAACGTGACAAGATGCGTGAGttcgaagaaagaaggatgGAGGATCAGCGGAAGCAAGTCGAAATATTGGTTAAcaacttgaacaagaaatacGAAGAGTATACTGCTTGTATAAAAAGTGGATCGGAAGAcgagttcttcaacaagcTACAAAAGGAGATTGATGATAACTTGAAGTATGAGAGTTTCGGTCTGGAACTATTGCAGTTAATAGCGTCCGTGTACAAGAGAAAAGCTAAGAACTTCATCATGTCCAAGAAAACCAAAGGGATCAGTAAGATATTCACTGGTACGCGTGAAAAAGGTAAAACCGTAAAATCAATGTACAAGACCGTCAGTGCAGCAATGGATGCCATGAAAACGCAGCAATTGACAGAAGATATCGACTGGGAGGCTATGGATCCATTCGAACGTGCTAATGTTGAAACCCAAATTCAAGGTAAATCCATGGGCTTATTCTGGGCTTTGAACAAATTCGAATTGGAACAAAAGTTAAAGTTGGTTGTAGATAAACTGTTGGATGATAAGTCCGTGCCTTCAAAGACTAGAATCGACAAGGCCAACTTCTTAATAATGCTTGCTGACAGATTTAGCTCTGCTAAAAGAAACCCTGAAGATATGGATCCAGTTATCTTGGAATTCGAAGAATTGGTCAGAAACGCGAAACACATTAAAGTGAACGCCCCattaaaaccaaaatctgCAGAAGTACATCCTGTTGAAAACACCAACCATGCGGGTGCCATTCACCCACCTCAAGAAAATGCaaactaataataataataatataagaTAGTTTGTGTGCCGCCCATATACTATTGAATTTATTTCTCTAACTAATAATGTATCATTCCTTCTTACAAACTAATTTATATTGGGAACGACCTCCTGACTATATAAGAATGGGTGTAGCGATGGAATTAATATGGAATAAGCGCTTTGATCTTTCATAATTCAGAATGCTCTTGAAATCGTAATTATCAAATACACTTTCGCTCAGTAGGAAAAATgtcttatttttttttttttttttttcaaatgatATTCgatttgtatatataaaaaagagaTCTATAATAATACCTCTTTGAAATATTAGACAAGATTCACTCCAACGTGTGATGTACTGCACAGGACCTGCACCGTGTGATTGTTTGTTGAACGAAGGATAAATTACCTTAGAACAAGTTGATTCATGGCTCTTCCAAGGTTACTCAAGAGATTCACTCTCTTTCTGACTGCTGTAACTCTTATATTCAACATTTACATCTATACTTATCCTTCTATTCACCCTAAGGCATGTTCATGGAAATGTCACGAAGAAAGTGCATTGTCAGCGGATGAGACCAATCCATTGGTATCTTACTTCAAAGATTTGCTCTCATCCCACAAAgataaaaataaagatgATATTAGGTTAATGGCTTTTGGTGATCCTCAAATTAAAGGTATTTGGCCAAGTACTCCATATATGACCAGACTAGACACATTTGGGAATGACTATTATTTGGGACACATTTTCCGTATGATGTACAACAGATTAAGACCTTCACATGTTGCAGTTATGGGAGATTTGTTTTCGTCTCAGTGGATTGGCGACTCAGAGTTCTTCAATCGTACAGTGAGGTTCACAAAAAGGTTATTCAACAGAGACCCTTCATGGTTGTatgatattaaagaaaaacatCATAACGATCAAGGCAAGTATGCTTCCGATTGGATTTCATGGGCAGACAATATGACCGCGATTAGAGAGAAGGGTAGACCAATGGACCTTGGTTTCGGTTACGAGAATGTATATAATTGGACTGCCTCTGATGATTATCTATTTATTAACATTTCCGGAAACCATGACATCGGTTATTCCGGTGATGCTACCTATCAGCATGTGGCAAGATACAATGAGCTTTTTGGTAAGGATAACTACTGGATAGAGTATGATGCAGGGACTGATCGTGCTTGGAGATTGGTTGTGTTAAATGATTTACTTTTAGAAGGACCAGCTTTACAACCGGAATTACTGGATATAAATTGGGAATTCTTGTATCAATTGATTGAAAGAAAGTTCGAGGGAAGCACAGTACTTCTGACACACGTACCTTTCTATAAACCGGCAGGACTTTGTTACGATGGACCTGAATTTAGATACTACCCAGATGATTACGAAAGGGAACCATACAAGGCCAAATTGCTAAGATCACAAAATCATTTAAGTGATTCCATTAGTAATAGAGTTCTCAACTTAATATTTGACCGCAATTATCCAGGTATAATTCTAACTGGGCATGACCATGAGGGATGCGAAACCTTTTACAACAAAAATGCCGAAGATGGTACATGGTCAGCATCTAGCACACCTTCATCAGATTCCCTCACCATTAAAGAAATAACCGTTAAGTCTATGATGGGACAGTACCATGGAAATACAGGTTTAGTAACAGGTCATTTCAACGAAAATACTAAACAATGGGAATGGCACTTTAGTTTGTGTCCATTCTCAATACAGCATATATGGTGGTTTACAAAAGTTGTAACCATAATCACTGGATTTTTATGGTCTTTGGCGTTATTCttgtaaaatatatatcgattataactaaaaaaaaaaaaaaccatgTTAGCAATCTAAGATCGAGCTTGCAAACTTCGCCTCTAATCCACCAATTGCCATGTTGGTAAACTACAATAATTGATACTTTAGGCTTTATGTCTCACGTGACTTTTGTTGCTTTCCTCTTCcctttttcctttccaagAATGCAAACATGCATCAAAAGCCTTGTTCAGAAATATGAAGTATATTTAGTATCTATCAGGTATACACAGACTcaatatataataatgctATATTGAATAATCCATAgtttttgaaaaggttTGGATATTTGAACTTTTAGCTGCAATGGAAAACCATGGACTACTAATGAAGTTTTCCAAGATTCGAAAGAAACCACAGCAGCCGCTAAATGCGTTGGCTGAGCTGTACTCAAGAATAGCAAATGAAACAATACACTATcttgatttggaaaagaaacatgAATATAAGGCTGCTATTCAAGGATGGAAAATCATGGCTACAGATGCTATGTATAAGCTCAACATGATAGATCGACAGTATCCAAATTTTGCATCTTACACCccagaagaattgaatCTACAAAGCGGTATAAGAGATCTTTGTgaaaaagctttaaaaaaCCTTGAAAGGGTGCAGTCACTCTACGAAGACGTAACGAAAACGGAAAGTTCCACTAACACAAGAACACCTTCGATATCAAGTAATGGAAGATTCAAAGTGCATACTCTTAGAGACGGAGTTCACAGAATGCGATACAACAGAGGTGGGAGTGGTCTGGGACTAAAAAGCGACAAGAACACATCGACATcgaataataatactgtCAACTTCTCTGCATCAAAATCTTTACCAGCTGTGATAGTGTCGGACCCATTTGCagattttgatgatgatgaaatgaACCTCATTGATTTATCTGATGCAGAAACTGCCCCCAGCGCACCTCCGATTCCACCTCCAGCTCCGCCTCCAGTTCCTCCTCGGGCGCCCACCTATGGTCATTCTCCAAAATCTACAttcaatatatcatcaGCTGAAATAAGGCAGCAGGATAATTATTTTGATTACATGGATATCAGTGAAGAGGATCTTACAAGATTAAAGACATTGGATAGTCTAAATGGAACAACTAATGCATTTTCTACACTTAGCCTCGATTCATCCGAGACTTCAGCGCAACCTCAGACCCCAAGAAGACCATCAGAACCTGTTCCACAGTCCCAGAGGCCAGTTGGTATTACTAGACCGAAGAAATCCACAGATAATATTACGTTGAAATCTCATAATTCGCCTCAAACGAAAAAGAATTATCCAGtgcaaagaagaaatacgTCAATAAATGCAGCCCTCGCTGCATCAAATCTGCAAACGAATAAGTTGAAAAGTAAAAGTGCGTCTTCCAAAAAATCGGCAGCTACGCACTTAACTCCATCTGCAAGATCTTCTCCAGGTACAAATTCCATACCTAAGCCAAGAGCAACGacatcaaaatcatcaCCTTCTCTTCTCAACACTGCTACCACAAGATCAAATTCGCCAAGCAAGAGAAGGATGGGCTCAACTTCCAGTGTGTCATCTGCgaataatactaatactaatactaataattataataataataataataatgcaTCGAGCCCACCTCCTGGCGATATTCAACCATCGGATCAAATTGATGTCGTTGCacaaaccaaagaagaacttgaagatgCGATCATCGATTCGTTGCCGGGTGTGGACAGAACAGCAGCAAAGCAAATATTTAGTGAAATTGTTGTTCATGGTGACGAAGTATACTGGGATGATATAGCTGGTCTCGATACCGCCAAGAATTCGTTAAAGGAAGCTGTTGTCTATCCATTCCTCAGGCCAGACCTTTTCCGAGGCTTAAGAGAACCAGTTAGAGGAATGCTATTGTTCGGTCCCCCAGGTACAGGTAAGACAATGTTGGCGAGAGCAGTAGCAACGGAATCCAAATCTACGTTTTTTAGCATTAGTGCATCCAGCTTAACTTCCAAATACCTTGGTGAGTCTGAAAAGCTAGTCAGAGCTCTCTTTGCAGTCGCAAAGAAGCTTTCCCCATCCATCGTCTTTGTCGATGAAATTGATTCCATCATGGGTTCCAGAAACAATGATGGAGAGAACGAATCAAGcagaagaatcaagaaCGAGTTCTTAGTCCAATGGTCTTCCCTCTCTAGCGCTGCAGCGGGCAAAGGCTCAAGTGCTACCGACTCAGATGATCGCGTTCTAGTCCTCGCCGCAACAAACCTACCCTGGTCTATCGACGAAGCtgccagaagaagattcgTCAGGCGTCAGTACATACCACTCCCAGAACCCGagacaagaaaaatacagcTAAAAAGACTATTACTACACCAAAGGCACACActatcagaagaagatttcgaTGAGCTGGTTTGCCTTACCGAAAACTACAGTGGAAGTGATATCACATCCTTGGCAAAGGATGCTGCCATGGGACCCTTGCGAGAACTCGGTGATAAACTTCTATTCACTGAAACGGACAAAATTCGATCAGTCAGCCTCGATGACTTCCGCAACAGTTTGAAGTACATCAAACCCTCGGTCTCTCAGGATGGATTGGCCCGTTACGAAGAATGGGCCGCCCAGTTCGGCTCTTCCGGAGTCTGATCGTTCAGATCCCATCCGGCTCTTCCCTATCTCTCTTTGCCCCTCTTATCCTCTCTTTGTTTTAACCATGGGGACCGGTATTGCCGGTACGGAACCCCCGCCTTTCCGTCCCCATTTTTGTGTCACCTTCGCGATAACCGGCGAACCCCGAaattcacgtgactttAGCCCTGCATTACTTTCATACACAGATACCAAGAACCTtaattttctttgttcttttccaGTACAGATTGTTTCGATAAGATAACGGACATATCCTACAGAGCTGTAAGCACTTTCCGATGCGATAGAAAGGAAACTCAAGTTTCGCATTCTGTAATCATATCAGCGTGAGCCACTATTTGAGTCATTGTCAttaattttgttttagagaatatataaatatggGATCGACATCGAGAAGATTAGCATCGACATGTTTCTTGGTACCTGTATCTGTATCTGTATCTGTATCTATATAGGAATAATATGTAATACAACAAACAAGCAAACAGAAAAGCAGTCAGCTTCCAGCAGTCAATTGTAAAGAGAATATTTCAGACATGCCAGTAACCGTTACCCCATTAGAAGATAAGCCTGTCGGGGCCATAATCAACCTTCCAGAAGGATGCGATGATCCATCCACTTTATCTGAAGAGGACTTTAAAACTGTGTATGATGCGCTTATGACATACTCAGTTGTTGTGATTCCAGGCATGGAGAACTTGAAGCCTGAATCGCAATGGAAATTGACTACTATGTTTGATCCAACTTGTGATCAAACAGGGGCAGCTTATGGCCATGGTAAAGAGTTCCGTCATGAGAAGTCCGTTTTGAGGCGTGATGGTATGACTATCCCATACCAACCCCAAGTCCAGGTCTTGGGTCAGGGCAGCTGGCCAGCTGGTCACCACGGTATGGGTGAATTGACTTTGAGGCACCCAGTTCACTTTGATTTCCACAAAGATCCATTGACAGATAAGGAAGCCTTCGAAGAAGATAAGACCAGATTCTACCGTTGGCACATTGATTCAGCCTTGTACGGGCTTTCTCCTCCAGTGGCTACGACTTTGTTGGGTATCCATGTGCCACCAAACTCtagaaaacaatatatcCATTATGATGACACTGGGGATGTTTTGGAGGTCACTCAAGGTGCTACAGCCTTTGTCTCCGGAGCCAATGCATTTGACCTACTCtctgatgaagataaagaGCGTGCCTTAAAAACAACAGTTGTATATGCTCCACATCCTtacattttcatttcacCTGCAAGAGCTACCTCTGATGGGTTGACAATGGTGTCTGAGGGCAAAGAAATGAGCTTGGATGAATTGCCTCCATGGGAGGAATCTAAGATTAAGCGCTTGCCATTGGTTTGGACTAATCCTGTTACTAAGAAACATCATCTACAGGTTCATGGATGTTGTATTCATAAACTTGAACTTCCAGACGGCACTGTCTTGGAGCTAGAAGATGCTCGTAAAGAAGTCTACAGATTGATGAGACCTGCCATTGACCCAAAGCATGTGTATGCGCATTCTTGGAATAAGGGTGATCTAGTTATTTTCCACAACAGGGGAGTCTGGCACTCCGTCACAGGTCAATTTAAGGAAGGTGAAAAGAGATTGATGCACCAGTGTAACATCGCATCTGGTGAAGACCCAATTACAGTATTTTGAATTGCTGTCTAAGCTAAGcagcttttttttatttatcaattctaaaagagaagaaggtgaagaaagaaagagggaaaaaaaatgcaacaCGAGCATCTCTAAAAGGTATAGGATTTCATCATTAGTTATATAGTTCACAACAtctaaatatatattcaagCTTTAACTgatcattattttttagtATTACGGCTTTTCTTCAGCTTTGCGTTGTTTCAACGTTTCTAGTAGttgttttccaaatgtGGGTACATTTCCTGCATTATCTTGTTCAGATAATTCTGCAAATGGCTCTTCCTTCGCTATTACTGAATAATCAAGTTTGAAGTTCAGTTTGTCCACCACAGTCCATATATCCATCTTAAATATTTTATAGTCAGCAATTTCGAAAAATTCATTGACAAATTTAGGCTCACCTTGTCTCAAGAACCAGCAATCTCCTGATGTCAACAATTTCCAATCACGATTCCTCAATAGCAGTCCGCAAATTCTTTGCTCTAAAGGTAGAATACTAaagtaatagtagtaaaAGAGCGTGAAGGTTTCTAAACCTTCGAATTTTTTAGCTACATTGGCCAACGTGAGTTCATCGACATTTAAAGACAATAGAGTTTGGTCCCATTGTTGAACACATCTTGCCACATCCAAAGGTTGGGGAGGGAATACCGTACTTGGTATTTCGTTCAATCTACAAGGTTGGCATAAATCGTAGAACCTTCTGTAGCCACCTAGTTTTCCGTCATTTTTATAAAGTTTGTCTTTAGAGATCACTGAACCCATAACGAAGTCCTTTATACCAGCGGGAAGAGTTAAAAGCTCCAGGTCCGCACAAAGGTTGTTTTGGACATTATTCAACAACTCTGATTTTGAGgccaattcttctttactgATTTCTACAGGAACAGGTTCATTTTCTAATTCGTCATCTGTAGATTCGATTTCATaatcatcttcaataagGTCAGGTTCCGATCCGCTAGTTGAACTCtgcttgttgttgttattgttcGTGAGATCCGAAGGAACTGGCTTCGTgtaattttgttttgataGCGCTGATTCATTCAGTTTAACATTAGAAGAATTAGGTGTGTTACTCAGAGCCGGAAGTCCTGTGGAGTTTGCTGCTGCCGAGGACGAAGAAGCCGACATTGTTGGTGTCATAGGAACAGAGCCTAAACTTTTAGCCTTTAAACTGGCTAGTTTCTTCTCTGTAGCTAAAGCCCATTTATTTTCACTTACAGGTTTCACAGGAGCAGGTTTCAACGTAGTTGTAGTCAAACCATTTAGTGACTGATGAATATGTGTAAAGCCATGAGGTTGTGTTTCGTTGTTTGCTGTTTGAGCTCCAGTTGAAGAGGAGAGAATAGCCAGTTTCGACAGTGGTGTATGTGGTTTGGATGGTGCAGTGGTAGATGCCGTATTCGGAAGAGGAGATTCCACTGACCCAGCAGTAACTGGCGGAGATAGTGAAACACTTTTCGATGACGGTGGAGGAGTTTGCGTTTCTGGGACACTAGTATGAGCGTTCGATTCTGATTCGTCAGCATCGCTAGAAGCTTCCgatattttctttcccgTTATTACAGGTGTAGGGTTGACATCTAAGACAGAGCTCTTTGCCGCAGCCTTTGCGTTTTTCTTCGCTTCTCTTTCCAATCTTCTCTGTTCCTTCTTCGAAAGTTTACCATCCTTTCCTTCTACATCATCACCACTTACATCACCTGCTGCTCTGGAAGCAAATGCTGCTGCCACTTCGTGAGCAATTGCTTCGTTGGATTGTAAGTCTAAACCTTCATACATACTGTCATCTTCGATAAATCCCTCtgtttggttttcttcgaCAAAATAAAGTATTTCTTCCTCTATATCTCTCACTTGTTGGGGTTCGAGCTCTTCGTTTGCAATTAACCTCAAAGCCAATTCCATTTGCTGTTGATGATACCTATACCTTCCCTGTAGATCTTTTAGACGCTGGAGTTCCTTTTCATTCTCAGGTGTAgctgtttttcttttcttctgaagCAATATTAGCCTGTCGACTtcaatttccaaaagatcAAACTGTCTCTCAAGTTCTTCTATTTGCTGAGACAAGAAGTCTTCCACCTCTCGTCTCTCCTTTTCTTGAGGATCAAGTACATCGGAACGTTTCAAGCTGATATTTGAGTATGCCTTTTCTTTAGAGGCTTTCTCTACCGCCTTATACTTCTCCATCGCTACCTCTACAGACCGTCTGTAATTGAGTAGTGCATCTTTGTCTTTGACTTCGGGTGAACTTTGCCatgatttgatttgttcCCTAAGCCTCTGAAGCTTTTTCACTTCTCTTTTGAGGTCGGATTCTAACTTGTCTTTTTGTGATGGATTGTTAATACAGTTCTCATGTCTTTCATAGTACATATCAAAGATTTCAAGACCCTCATTGATCTTTTTAAACACACGATCGATCTCCTGTTGAAGTTTCCTGTGCGCCATTATCGATAGTTATGGTGTCTCTTGAGAGATTAATGATGCCTGTTTCGTtatattttggttttataTCCTGGATATTCTTTGTATCCTAGAGAAAGTAGACCAGCAAAGTCCCTTTTTTCGTTATTTCAAGTACTGAAATATGACAGTACTATCTATCGGATGTTTCCGAGTGTTCTTGGTGCAAGCAATGTAACCTATCGGACTTCTTTTGGCCTGTAAATCATATAACTTTGACCATTGTTCTCTATGTTTAATACCTTTTGTGAAAaatttttaaaatatttaaaGGTCAACTTTGATCACTGCTTTTGTacatgcgatgagctttgaAACGTGGAAGGTGATTGTCAATAATATGATTAAACAGATCTATGTATTTATATGATGATAGATAACGCCAGTTGGGCTAGATGTATGCATACCCATACAATAATGCTATTTTTGAACAACTTGTCTACATAACTTT is from Kluyveromyces marxianus DMKU3-1042 DNA, complete genome, chromosome 2 and encodes:
- the NOT3 gene encoding CCR4-NOT core subunit NOT3 codes for the protein MAHRKLQQEIDRVFKKINEGLEIFDMYYERHENCINNPSQKDKLESDLKREVKKLQRLREQIKSWQSSPEVKDKDALLNYRRSVEVAMEKYKAVEKASKEKAYSNISLKRSDVLDPQEKERREVEDFLSQQIEELERQFDLLEIEVDRLILLQKKRKTATPENEKELQRLKDLQGRYRYHQQQMELALRLIANEELEPQQVRDIEEEILYFVEENQTEGFIEDDSMYEGLDLQSNEAIAHEVAAAFASRAAGDVSGDDVEGKDGKLSKKEQRRLEREAKKNAKAAAKSSVLDVNPTPVITGKKISEASSDADESESNAHTSVPETQTPPPSSKSVSLSPPVTAGSVESPLPNTASTTAPSKPHTPLSKLAILSSSTGAQTANNETQPHGFTHIHQSLNGLTTTTLKPAPVKPVSENKWALATEKKLASLKAKSLGSVPMTPTMSASSSSAAANSTGLPALSNTPNSSNVKLNESALSKQNYTKPVPSDLTNNNNNKQSSTSGSEPDLIEDDYEIESTDDELENEPVPVEISKEELASKSELLNNVQNNLCADLELLTLPAGIKDFVMGSVISKDKLYKNDGKLGGYRRFYDLCQPCRLNEIPSTVFPPQPLDVARCVQQWDQTLLSLNVDELTLANVAKKFEGLETFTLFYYYYFSILPLEQRICGLLLRNRDWKLLTSGDCWFLRQGEPKFVNEFFEIADYKIFKMDIWTVVDKLNFKLDYSVIAKEEPFAELSEQDNAGNVPTFGKQLLETLKQRKAEEKP